A DNA window from Methanooceanicella nereidis contains the following coding sequences:
- the fdhD gene encoding formate dehydrogenase accessory sulfurtransferase FdhD translates to MSLMENGSINGIHERGNENKDLTNSYTVTRVDRDAVTRVDVEVCVEESVNIILNGARVASLTITPSNLKEFVYGYLICEGLIRSIDRIESVEINWPDIFVKVPEFDKDDPGLWMEIRSSGCVGVRSSWMSLEGPVKSDISLSKDMIFHSIELINDLAVLWKTTGGTHCTIIFDKMGSLISYAEDMGRHNTIDKAVGKALLDGRDLSGCFMVCTGRMPAGMVAKAYRAGIPVIISNTAPFTTGIELARKLNMTLICFARPPRMQIYSVPERIKDIGTIRENVP, encoded by the coding sequence ATGAGTCTGATGGAAAATGGTAGCATAAACGGCATTCATGAAAGAGGAAATGAGAATAAAGATCTTACTAATTCATATACGGTCACAAGAGTGGACAGGGATGCCGTAACCAGAGTCGACGTAGAAGTCTGCGTGGAGGAGAGCGTTAATATCATTTTAAACGGTGCCCGGGTCGCGAGCCTGACCATTACGCCGTCAAACCTTAAGGAATTCGTGTATGGCTACCTGATATGTGAAGGCCTGATCAGGTCGATTGACAGGATAGAAAGCGTCGAGATAAACTGGCCAGATATTTTTGTCAAAGTACCCGAATTCGATAAAGACGACCCAGGCCTGTGGATGGAAATAAGAAGCTCCGGATGCGTAGGAGTAAGGTCTTCATGGATGAGTCTTGAAGGACCGGTAAAGTCGGACATATCCCTGAGTAAGGATATGATATTTCATTCCATCGAGCTGATCAACGATCTTGCGGTGTTATGGAAGACGACCGGAGGTACCCATTGCACCATTATTTTCGACAAAATGGGCTCCCTCATATCCTATGCGGAAGACATGGGAAGACATAACACTATTGATAAGGCAGTCGGTAAAGCCCTTCTTGATGGCCGGGACCTTTCCGGATGCTTTATGGTATGTACGGGCAGAATGCCGGCGGGGATGGTGGCAAAGGCTTACCGGGCAGGAATACCCGTCATTATCAGTAATACAGCGCCTTTCACCACAGGCATAGAGCTTGCCAGGAAGCTGAACATGACGCTTATTTGTTTTGCCAGGCCGCCGAGGATGCAGATATACAGCGTTCCTGAAAGGATCAAAGACATCGGGACCATAAGGGAGAATGTTCCATGA
- a CDS encoding formate dehydrogenase accessory sulfurtransferase FdhD produces the protein MLDICGDVARWSNIEVCPEKKFRILLNGKRVASFMATPDNIEALAYGHLFCEGFIGSIGDVISFEPHDSSIDVLVGGDKAGQASCDFFDPFIEVSIDHKILYHCRMRLEELAKIARMTGATHCSAIFTPYGGIISYAEDEDRHCAVDKAVGKAVLNGVDLNGSILMCTGRASAGMVRKARRANIPVFITWASPSSKAVELARKFSMTLVSFPFMPKIDIYSGEERITGLEDKREKYARLMHEGLTGFDNLQ, from the coding sequence GTGCTGGATATATGTGGTGATGTTGCCCGATGGTCGAACATAGAAGTCTGCCCGGAAAAAAAGTTCAGGATATTGCTTAACGGTAAAAGAGTCGCATCCTTCATGGCGACCCCCGATAATATCGAAGCCCTTGCCTACGGACATTTGTTTTGCGAAGGGTTCATAGGCAGTATCGGCGACGTCATAAGCTTTGAACCGCATGACAGCTCTATTGATGTGCTCGTCGGCGGGGATAAGGCTGGACAGGCTTCATGTGATTTTTTTGATCCCTTCATCGAAGTATCGATCGACCATAAAATATTATACCATTGCCGAATGCGCCTGGAAGAGCTTGCTAAAATAGCAAGGATGACAGGAGCCACTCACTGTTCCGCGATCTTTACCCCATACGGAGGAATAATATCCTATGCAGAGGACGAGGACAGGCACTGCGCCGTCGATAAAGCTGTCGGAAAGGCTGTTTTAAATGGCGTTGACCTGAATGGCTCTATCCTCATGTGTACAGGAAGGGCATCGGCAGGGATGGTCAGGAAAGCGCGCAGGGCGAACATACCGGTGTTCATTACCTGGGCAAGCCCTTCAAGCAAGGCAGTGGAGCTAGCCCGTAAGTTTTCTATGACGCTTGTTTCTTTCCCGTTCATGCCGAAGATAGACATCTATAGCGGCGAAGAGCGCATCACCGGTCTTGAGGATAAAAGGGAAAAATACGCCCGATTAATGCATGAAGGCCTTACCGGCTTTGATAACCTGCAATAA
- a CDS encoding molybdopterin dinucleotide binding domain-containing protein — MPERQSSEVDDMEITLNTGSTVYQGAIIKGGKTFADAEGYMREAAYCNINPEDFDALGRPWFVRITNEYGDSVVLRAKKTNTQQRGEVFVPRGVWANIVVTVYTESTGSPTYKNLKVDIEKCNGPVLDPVTLMRQEYFGGNMHKIWKEKAED; from the coding sequence ATGCCAGAGAGGCAAAGCAGTGAGGTGGATGACATGGAGATAACTCTTAACACCGGTTCAACAGTCTACCAGGGCGCCATAATCAAGGGCGGCAAGACGTTCGCAGATGCCGAAGGATACATGCGCGAGGCCGCGTACTGCAACATCAACCCGGAGGACTTTGACGCCCTCGGAAGGCCATGGTTCGTACGCATCACCAACGAGTATGGAGACAGCGTCGTCCTCAGGGCGAAAAAGACCAACACGCAGCAGAGAGGAGAGGTCTTCGTCCCGCGAGGAGTATGGGCCAACATCGTCGTTACGGTATACACCGAAAGTACGGGAAGCCCGACCTACAAGAACCTGAAGGTCGACATCGAAAAGTGCAACGGCCCCGTCCTTGATCCTGTCACCCTGATGAGACAGGAGTACTTCGGCGGCAATATGCACAAGATCTGGAAGGAAAAGGCTGAGGACTAA
- a CDS encoding formylmethanofuran dehydrogenase subunit B gives MTCTDVTCPVCGMSCDDIYIELTDDAVLTKNACLMGDAKFQELRSHHRLTKPLVHGEEASWDEALEKTADILVNAKRPFFFMGSETSNEAMAVGIEIAEYLGGLVDGNATICHGPTIMGLQLSGQVGSTLGECKNRADLNIYWGCNPADSHPRHMSRHSQFARGFWTEQGFKGRKVIVVDPRRSPTCEAADLHVQLKPGKDHELIDALMTMLRGEEPHPTVEEVTGVSRETLNKMAEMVKECKFGVIWVGLGIASSRGHHYNAAIAMRFTHECNKFTKFVINANRGHCNVAGFNQVLAWTHGFPFAVDFSRGIPRYQPGEYSCVDALSRGEVDAMIVMCANLGGHLPKKAVERLAKIPMIAIETSPGTNAFMSDIILPGVFDGMECEGTFYRMDNVPIYARSFTKPPFDFTESNEHTLKQLFEIVKKKKAEKDAREAKQ, from the coding sequence ATCACGTGTACAGATGTGACCTGCCCGGTGTGCGGAATGTCCTGCGATGATATTTATATCGAGCTTACGGACGATGCGGTACTGACCAAGAACGCTTGCCTTATGGGAGATGCGAAGTTCCAGGAGCTCCGCAGCCACCACAGGCTTACAAAGCCGCTTGTCCACGGAGAAGAGGCTTCGTGGGACGAGGCGCTTGAAAAGACCGCCGATATACTGGTCAACGCAAAGAGGCCTTTCTTCTTCATGGGAAGCGAAACGTCTAACGAGGCGATGGCAGTAGGTATCGAGATCGCTGAATACCTCGGCGGTTTAGTAGATGGTAACGCTACCATTTGCCACGGTCCCACAATCATGGGATTGCAGCTTTCGGGGCAGGTAGGTTCCACCCTCGGAGAATGCAAGAACAGGGCAGACCTGAACATATACTGGGGATGCAACCCGGCAGACTCGCACCCGAGGCACATGAGCCGCCACTCCCAGTTCGCCAGAGGCTTCTGGACAGAGCAGGGCTTCAAAGGCAGGAAAGTCATCGTCGTAGACCCGAGAAGGAGCCCGACCTGCGAGGCCGCTGACCTTCACGTCCAGCTAAAGCCCGGAAAGGATCATGAGCTCATCGATGCACTTATGACCATGCTGAGAGGCGAGGAGCCGCACCCGACCGTGGAAGAGGTCACAGGAGTGTCAAGAGAGACCCTCAACAAGATGGCTGAGATGGTAAAGGAATGCAAGTTCGGAGTAATATGGGTCGGACTGGGCATAGCGAGCAGCAGGGGCCACCACTACAACGCAGCGATAGCGATGAGATTCACCCATGAATGCAACAAGTTCACAAAGTTCGTGATCAACGCTAACAGAGGGCACTGCAATGTGGCAGGCTTCAACCAGGTGTTAGCCTGGACGCACGGCTTCCCGTTCGCAGTGGACTTCTCAAGAGGTATCCCCAGGTATCAGCCGGGAGAATACTCCTGTGTGGATGCCCTGTCCCGTGGAGAAGTTGACGCGATGATCGTCATGTGCGCAAACCTTGGAGGGCACCTTCCTAAGAAGGCTGTCGAAAGGCTCGCCAAGATCCCGATGATAGCAATAGAGACCTCCCCCGGAACTAACGCTTTCATGAGCGACATCATTCTGCCGGGCGTATTCGACGGAATGGAATGTGAAGGCACTTTCTACAGGATGGACAACGTGCCCATCTACGCGAGAAGCTTCACAAAGCCGCCATTTGACTTCACCGAATCGAACGAGCACACTCTGAAGCAGCTGTTCGAGATCGTAAAGAAGAAGAAAGCAGAGAAGGATGCCAGAGAGGCAAAGCAGTGA
- a CDS encoding Tfx family DNA-binding protein gives MRKAMREHEKDMLLTEKQVEVLKLKKKGLSQADIARKLKTTRGNICIIENTALKNIEKAKNTLKFYRALEAPIWITVPAGTDLYKIPEIIFTEADKKRIKIAIDSAMVIVKLKTEVQDKIHGRLTVDEIEISVDEHGNMSIS, from the coding sequence TTGAGGAAGGCTATGAGGGAACACGAAAAAGATATGCTTCTTACAGAAAAGCAGGTAGAGGTATTAAAATTAAAGAAAAAAGGACTATCCCAGGCGGACATCGCAAGGAAACTGAAGACGACCAGGGGTAATATCTGTATCATTGAGAATACTGCTTTAAAGAACATTGAAAAGGCTAAAAACACCTTAAAGTTCTACAGGGCACTTGAAGCGCCGATATGGATCACTGTTCCGGCAGGCACGGACCTTTATAAGATACCTGAGATCATATTTACGGAAGCGGATAAAAAAAGGATAAAGATAGCCATAGATTCAGCCATGGTCATCGTGAAGCTCAAGACAGAGGTCCAGGATAAGATCCACGGAAGGCTGACTGTGGACGAGATAGAAATATCCGTGGACGAACACGGAAATATGTCTATATCCTGA
- a CDS encoding FmdE family protein gives MEEYDLKDLKIKMDNLEVDEKIKEYISECVKFHTFPAAGLLISTFMVDLALEKLGAVPGERLYAVSETAKCAPDALQVIIHCTYGNHRLRVIDTGRFAITVNRFSEDKTAPGIRVYIDAEKVKKYPTLNLWYRNDPAFKGGVAGSDLLDEILTAGKDILSWYPVNVRFTPKQKWSSTTCPRCGEMVPENTIENGVCRGCGALSYYDKETA, from the coding sequence ATGGAAGAATACGACCTGAAAGATCTAAAGATTAAGATGGATAATCTAGAGGTAGACGAAAAGATCAAGGAATACATCAGCGAATGCGTAAAGTTTCATACATTCCCTGCGGCAGGCCTGCTCATCAGCACATTCATGGTCGACCTTGCCCTTGAGAAACTTGGCGCAGTGCCTGGAGAAAGGCTATATGCCGTATCAGAGACGGCTAAATGCGCCCCTGACGCGTTACAGGTGATCATTCACTGCACATATGGCAACCACAGGCTGAGGGTCATTGATACAGGAAGGTTTGCCATCACGGTGAACAGGTTTAGCGAAGATAAGACAGCACCCGGAATCAGGGTATACATTGATGCTGAAAAAGTAAAGAAATATCCGACACTGAACCTGTGGTACAGGAACGATCCCGCTTTCAAGGGCGGCGTAGCAGGCTCGGATCTTCTTGACGAGATATTGACGGCAGGAAAAGATATTCTTTCATGGTACCCCGTTAACGTACGGTTCACCCCCAAGCAGAAATGGAGCTCTACAACCTGTCCCCGGTGCGGAGAGATGGTGCCGGAGAACACTATCGAGAACGGAGTTTGCCGCGGATGCGGAGCATTGTCCTACTACGATAAAGAGACCGCGTAA
- a CDS encoding putative sulfate/molybdate transporter yields the protein MPEHKFTLPEFTGSLADLGTIIPFVLVAVSIADMKLGPILLMFGLFYIFTGVIFKLPVAVEPLKVVGAIIISVGLTQGEIIGAGLFVGLFFILIAITGIINYIEKIFPLSLIRGVQLGLAFVLIFKGGQYIYQDMLIGILAVLIFVASKYFNDRTEDLNFPGALIIFILGILYGIYAHGQPPVNLNIPLDLYVPTIGEVVSGAYKAGIPQIPLTLTNAVLATSLLASDLFKEKISNKKLSLSIGVVNVTLPFMGGFPMCHGAGGMAAHYKFGARTGGANIMIGTVFILLSFISTSEMLAVIPIGILGTLLFFAGAELLKNALKTDILIITVMMGVIVMIVDATAGLAAGIVAYVLYYLFFKPKKAGKTDEEEKI from the coding sequence ATGCCGGAACATAAGTTCACGCTGCCCGAGTTCACGGGGTCTCTTGCAGACCTTGGCACAATTATACCATTCGTCCTTGTAGCGGTCAGCATCGCGGATATGAAGCTGGGGCCGATACTATTGATGTTCGGGCTTTTCTATATATTCACCGGAGTGATCTTCAAGCTGCCCGTAGCCGTAGAGCCTCTTAAGGTAGTAGGAGCGATCATCATCTCAGTGGGCCTCACCCAGGGAGAGATAATCGGAGCAGGACTTTTTGTAGGGCTGTTCTTTATCCTGATCGCCATAACAGGGATCATAAACTATATTGAGAAGATATTCCCCCTGAGCCTTATCAGAGGCGTGCAGCTTGGCCTTGCGTTCGTGCTCATTTTCAAAGGCGGCCAGTACATTTACCAGGATATGCTGATAGGCATACTTGCAGTGCTGATATTCGTGGCTTCGAAATACTTTAACGACAGGACAGAAGACCTGAATTTCCCGGGTGCGCTCATTATATTCATATTAGGGATCCTTTACGGGATATATGCCCACGGCCAGCCGCCTGTCAACCTGAACATACCGCTGGACCTCTATGTCCCGACGATCGGAGAGGTCGTCAGCGGGGCATATAAGGCGGGCATCCCCCAGATACCGCTTACCCTTACCAATGCCGTACTGGCGACAAGCCTGCTGGCATCAGACCTTTTCAAAGAAAAGATATCTAATAAGAAACTATCCTTGTCCATAGGGGTCGTGAACGTCACCTTGCCATTCATGGGCGGTTTCCCTATGTGCCACGGCGCAGGGGGCATGGCCGCCCATTATAAGTTTGGAGCGAGGACCGGAGGAGCCAATATAATGATAGGGACAGTATTTATTTTACTGTCATTCATATCGACGTCGGAAATGCTTGCGGTCATACCGATAGGAATACTTGGCACGCTGCTGTTCTTTGCGGGCGCGGAGCTATTAAAGAACGCATTGAAGACCGATATATTGATAATCACTGTCATGATGGGCGTGATAGTCATGATAGTGGACGCGACGGCCGGCCTGGCGGCAGGAATAGTGGCTTACGTCCTGTACTATTTATTCTTCAAACCAAAAAAAGCCGGTAAGACTGATGAAGAAGAAAAGATATAA
- a CDS encoding TOBE domain-containing protein, whose amino-acid sequence MKVSVRNKIPGTIKEIKKGEVVAEIIVKSGDIEVISVITKDAAEELGLKVGDKVTALIKSTSVMIQK is encoded by the coding sequence ATGAAAGTCAGTGTACGCAATAAGATCCCGGGTACTATTAAAGAGATTAAAAAAGGTGAAGTCGTGGCGGAGATAATCGTCAAGTCTGGCGATATCGAGGTAATTTCCGTGATAACTAAGGATGCTGCAGAAGAGCTTGGATTAAAAGTCGGGGACAAAGTGACGGCGCTGATCAAATCGACATCCGTCATGATACAAAAGTAA
- a CDS encoding class I SAM-dependent methyltransferase, which produces MNRYDKKKSKEFDMIAKTAFAPIYPVIAQQIVDRCGVRTGICIDAGSGPALLAIALTKMTALKTYSMDSSEDMREIAAENIGAEGLSDRIVTIRGDVQDMPFEDGFANLVVSRGSFFFWDDLVAAFKEIYRVLSLGGRAYIGGGFGNAELRARAAEEMRKVDEKWEDGVKKRFEMCNAGRFHGIMRDAYIPDYEIIDDETGFWILFKKA; this is translated from the coding sequence ATGAATAGATACGATAAGAAAAAGTCCAAAGAATTTGACATGATCGCTAAGACTGCGTTTGCCCCTATATATCCGGTGATAGCGCAGCAGATCGTGGATAGGTGCGGCGTGCGTACCGGCATTTGCATAGATGCAGGCAGCGGACCTGCTCTGCTGGCTATCGCACTGACAAAAATGACCGCCCTGAAAACCTATTCCATGGACTCCTCCGAAGATATGCGCGAGATAGCAGCGGAAAACATAGGCGCCGAAGGGCTATCTGACAGGATCGTCACCATTAGGGGTGACGTACAGGATATGCCCTTTGAGGATGGCTTCGCGAACCTTGTTGTAAGCAGGGGCTCATTTTTCTTCTGGGATGACCTTGTAGCTGCCTTTAAAGAGATATATCGCGTCCTGAGTCTCGGCGGCAGGGCATATATCGGCGGAGGCTTCGGTAACGCAGAACTGAGGGCAAGGGCAGCTGAAGAAATGAGAAAAGTGGATGAGAAATGGGAAGACGGCGTGAAGAAACGATTTGAAATGTGCAACGCCGGGCGCTTCCATGGCATCATGAGAGACGCATATATACCCGATTACGAGATCATCGACGACGAAACAGGATTCTGGATATTGTTCAAAAAAGCATAA
- the tsaA gene encoding tRNA (N6-threonylcarbamoyladenosine(37)-N6)-methyltransferase TrmO: MEIKYKVIGIVHSEFKDKKSTPIQSIFSESKGTVEVFPEYAEGLKDIDGFSHLYLIYHFNQAEGCMLVQKPFVDGSKERGIFSIRHFNRPNPIGISLVELKGVKGNILEIDGVDILDGTPLLDIKPYVRQFDHRDDVRCGWVDQKNMEDHKGKKFTPEGLEEK, translated from the coding sequence ATGGAAATCAAGTATAAGGTAATAGGCATAGTACACTCGGAGTTCAAGGATAAAAAAAGTACACCTATACAGAGCATATTTAGCGAATCAAAGGGCACTGTTGAGGTATTCCCTGAATATGCGGAAGGTCTGAAGGACATTGATGGTTTTTCGCATCTCTATCTTATCTATCATTTTAATCAGGCTGAGGGCTGTATGCTGGTGCAAAAGCCTTTTGTGGACGGCTCTAAGGAGAGGGGTATATTCTCGATAAGGCATTTTAACAGGCCGAACCCGATAGGCATATCTCTCGTAGAATTAAAGGGGGTAAAGGGCAACATACTCGAGATAGACGGTGTGGATATACTGGATGGCACACCTCTTCTCGATATCAAGCCATATGTCAGGCAGTTCGACCACAGGGACGATGTCCGTTGCGGATGGGTGGATCAGAAGAACATGGAAGATCATAAAGGAAAGAAATTCACCCCTGAAGGGCTGGAAGAAAAATAG
- the modA gene encoding molybdate ABC transporter substrate-binding protein, producing MNYRGQNITKISILVIVVILVSICGCTTVNSGDGPSLLVYCGAGLNEPMDEIATAFEQEHGVKIEFNYGGSGALLSQMELTKKGDVYMPGSTDDFNMAKNKSFIDGDGKLVFYHTPIIAVRKGNPENIACLNDLTRPGLKIALGDNQSNAIGKLCDKMLAKNGIKAGVESNLVTRAATVNELVTYVTTGQVDAVIIWEDLYDPENMEKVTIPKQQNIIKVIPIGVLSFSENKVTAGDFIDFVASDEGKAIFKKYGFVAYPDPEYS from the coding sequence ATGAATTATCGTGGTCAGAATATAACCAAAATCTCGATCCTTGTTATAGTAGTGATTCTGGTATCCATATGCGGATGCACGACCGTAAACAGCGGCGATGGACCTTCACTCCTTGTATATTGCGGGGCGGGGCTGAACGAGCCGATGGATGAGATCGCTACAGCTTTCGAACAGGAGCACGGCGTGAAAATAGAGTTCAACTATGGCGGTTCAGGGGCGCTGTTAAGCCAGATGGAACTAACAAAAAAAGGCGATGTGTACATGCCAGGCTCGACCGATGATTTCAACATGGCGAAAAACAAAAGCTTCATAGATGGCGACGGGAAGCTCGTGTTCTATCATACGCCAATAATAGCCGTACGAAAGGGCAACCCCGAAAACATCGCCTGCCTGAATGACCTCACCAGGCCCGGATTAAAGATAGCGCTGGGCGATAACCAGTCCAATGCCATAGGAAAGCTTTGCGATAAGATGCTGGCAAAGAACGGGATAAAGGCAGGTGTGGAGAGTAATTTGGTGACGCGTGCTGCCACAGTGAACGAGCTCGTCACATATGTGACCACTGGCCAGGTAGACGCCGTAATAATCTGGGAAGACCTTTACGACCCTGAAAATATGGAGAAGGTAACTATTCCTAAGCAGCAAAACATCATTAAGGTCATTCCGATCGGCGTGCTATCTTTCTCCGAAAATAAGGTCACCGCCGGTGATTTCATAGATTTTGTAGCGTCAGATGAAGGAAAGGCCATATTTAAAAAATACGGGTTCGTAGCATACCCTGATCCTGAATATAGTTAA
- the tsaA gene encoding tRNA (N6-threonylcarbamoyladenosine(37)-N6)-methyltransferase TrmO — MSHMYDEIGVIHSEFKEKEKTPVQSAFSKAWGTVEVFPGYADGLKDIEGFSHIFLLYHFDRADGSAISEKPIVDAKGEHGVFAMRHFNRPNPIGLSIVELKGVRGNILDVCGLDILDGTPLLDIKPYIRHFDVMEGIRNGWVDEQHMGAIRDKSVKPA, encoded by the coding sequence ATGTCCCATATGTATGATGAGATAGGCGTCATCCACTCTGAATTCAAAGAAAAGGAAAAGACCCCTGTACAGAGCGCTTTCAGTAAAGCGTGGGGAACTGTCGAAGTATTCCCCGGGTATGCGGACGGGCTTAAGGATATTGAGGGTTTCTCTCATATCTTTTTATTATATCATTTTGACAGGGCTGACGGGAGCGCGATCTCTGAAAAGCCTATAGTCGACGCAAAAGGGGAACATGGTGTTTTTGCCATGAGGCATTTTAACCGCCCCAATCCCATAGGGCTCTCGATAGTCGAACTAAAAGGTGTCAGGGGAAATATCCTCGATGTATGCGGGCTGGACATACTGGACGGCACGCCGCTTCTCGACATTAAGCCATATATCAGGCATTTTGATGTCATGGAAGGCATCAGGAACGGATGGGTTGACGAACAGCACATGGGCGCCATCAGGGACAAAAGCGTAAAGCCCGCTTAG
- a CDS encoding ABC transporter permease yields MVSSRGSLALKVLTTSSGFALTLFIFLVISSILAFPSTDEHVSAILSDEISFAVRLSIETSVISTLLCIIMAIPAAYALARYDFHGKAAVNAVMNVPLALPPLVAGVGLLIFFGMTPFGKLLSGAGMEFVFTPAGIIVAQFFMNAPFMVRIMRSTIESINPRYEHVAKTLGCDDLQAFWRVTMPMSRNGLLAGAVITWSKGIGEFGAALILAGATRMKTEILPVSVFLNMSCGNLDLAISAASIMIVISLISLLIFEKYGRAGSVY; encoded by the coding sequence ATGGTATCATCACGTGGAAGCCTGGCGCTGAAAGTACTGACAACTTCCTCGGGATTCGCACTGACACTGTTCATATTTTTGGTAATATCGAGCATACTGGCGTTCCCGTCGACGGATGAACATGTCTCGGCCATATTATCCGATGAGATCTCTTTTGCTGTCCGGCTTAGTATCGAGACGTCGGTCATATCCACGCTGCTGTGCATCATAATGGCCATACCTGCCGCATACGCTCTTGCCAGGTACGACTTCCATGGCAAGGCTGCCGTGAACGCTGTCATGAACGTCCCGCTGGCGCTGCCTCCTCTTGTGGCGGGCGTAGGGCTTCTGATATTCTTTGGCATGACGCCTTTCGGAAAACTACTTTCCGGCGCCGGTATGGAGTTCGTTTTCACTCCCGCAGGCATCATAGTGGCACAGTTCTTTATGAATGCCCCTTTCATGGTCAGGATAATGAGGTCGACCATAGAAAGCATAAACCCCCGATATGAGCACGTGGCAAAGACGCTTGGATGTGATGATCTTCAGGCGTTCTGGCGGGTCACGATGCCGATGTCGAGGAACGGGCTGCTCGCGGGCGCTGTCATAACCTGGTCAAAAGGGATAGGCGAGTTCGGAGCTGCGCTGATACTGGCCGGTGCCACCCGCATGAAGACCGAAATACTGCCTGTATCCGTATTCCTTAACATGTCATGCGGGAACCTTGACCTGGCAATATCCGCCGCTTCCATCATGATAGTGATATCACTTATCTCGCTTCTCATATTCGAAAAGTACGGCAGGGCCGGCAGCGTATACTGA